A stretch of the Saprospiraceae bacterium genome encodes the following:
- the carB gene encoding carbamoyl-phosphate synthase large subunit — translation MPKDASIRSVLIIGSGPIIIGQACEFDYSGTQASRSLREEGIEVSLINSNPATIMTDPVTADHIYLMPLTVESIIKILEERQIDAVLPTMGGQTALNLAIEAEKQNIWNRFGVKMIGVDVAAIELTENREMFRKHMIEIGVEVAPSQIANSFLEGKEAAQHIGYPLVIRPSYTLGGSGGSFVLKPDQFDEALRRGLDASPTHEVLVEKAVLGWKEFELELLRDKNDNVVIICTVENVDPMGIHTGDSITVAPAMTLSDTGFQKMRDHAIMMMRSLGNFAGGCNVQFAMNPDTEEIIAVEINPRVSRSSALASKATGYPIAKIAAKLAIGYNLDELKNQITGTTSALFEPSLDYVIVKMPRWNFEKFHGADPRLGLQMKSVGEVMAIGRSFTEALQKACQSQENDRHGLGADKKEWINTQDILERLEVVSDDRIYRLKDALRLGVPEKTVHKLTGIDGWFIKEIKKLVNLEDQLIKYNLPEDIPYDLFLELKTNGYSDTQIAWLMRVDEKDVYKQRKKLGIKRVYKLVDTCAGEFEAKTPYYYSTFDTENESVSDDRKKIIVLGSGPNRIGQGIEFDYCCVHGVLAIREEGLEAIMVNCNPETVSTDFDIADKLYFEPIYWEHIEEIIDHEKPIGIIVQLGGQTALKLAEKIHQKGIPIIGTNYNNMDIAEDRGRFSDMLKDMGIPYPRYGVATDADSALEVARKISYPVLVRPSYVLGGQRMRIVINDEELERHVLNIFKHMPDNKVLIDQFLERAKEAEIDAICDGEDVHIMGIMEHIEPAGIHSGDSSAVLPPYSLSETAVNTMVEYAKRIALELQIKGLINIQFAIKDDHVFVIEANPRASRTTPFIAKAYQVPYLNIATKVMLGTKKLKDFKMINKLEGYAIKVPVFSFNKFPGVDISLGPEMKSTGEAIHFIKDLYDPFFRDIDAKRYMYLTR, via the coding sequence ATGCCAAAAGACGCATCGATCCGCTCCGTGCTTATTATCGGAAGCGGACCCATCATCATAGGCCAGGCCTGCGAATTTGATTATTCTGGAACCCAGGCCTCCCGTTCCCTAAGAGAAGAAGGTATTGAAGTCAGCTTAATCAATTCCAATCCGGCAACCATTATGACGGATCCCGTTACTGCGGATCATATTTATTTGATGCCCTTAACGGTTGAAAGCATTATTAAGATCCTTGAGGAACGACAAATAGACGCCGTTTTACCAACCATGGGAGGACAAACAGCTTTAAATCTTGCAATCGAAGCTGAAAAACAAAATATATGGAATCGATTTGGGGTAAAAATGATCGGCGTCGACGTTGCTGCAATTGAATTAACGGAGAACCGGGAAATGTTCCGAAAACACATGATTGAAATCGGTGTAGAGGTGGCCCCTTCTCAAATTGCCAATTCGTTTTTAGAAGGAAAAGAAGCTGCTCAGCATATTGGCTATCCCTTGGTAATCCGACCGTCTTATACTTTGGGCGGCAGTGGGGGCAGTTTTGTATTGAAACCCGATCAATTTGATGAAGCCCTTCGAAGAGGTTTAGATGCTTCTCCTACGCATGAAGTATTGGTGGAAAAAGCGGTCTTAGGTTGGAAAGAATTTGAATTGGAATTATTGCGAGACAAAAATGACAATGTAGTCATTATTTGTACTGTTGAAAATGTGGATCCCATGGGAATTCATACCGGTGACAGCATTACGGTTGCACCGGCGATGACCTTATCAGATACCGGATTTCAAAAAATGCGGGACCATGCCATCATGATGATGCGTTCTCTTGGAAATTTTGCAGGAGGGTGTAATGTTCAATTTGCCATGAATCCTGACACTGAAGAAATCATTGCTGTTGAAATCAATCCACGTGTTTCCAGGTCGTCTGCATTAGCCAGTAAAGCAACCGGATATCCTATTGCAAAAATTGCTGCAAAGCTTGCCATTGGTTATAATTTGGATGAATTGAAAAATCAAATAACCGGAACAACTTCAGCTTTATTTGAACCTTCATTGGATTATGTCATTGTAAAAATGCCTCGTTGGAATTTTGAAAAATTTCATGGAGCAGATCCCCGTTTGGGATTGCAAATGAAATCCGTTGGTGAAGTCATGGCAATTGGCAGAAGTTTTACCGAAGCCTTACAAAAAGCCTGTCAATCTCAGGAAAATGACCGACATGGTTTAGGAGCCGATAAAAAAGAATGGATCAATACACAAGACATTCTGGAACGATTGGAAGTGGTCAGTGATGATCGGATTTATCGCTTAAAAGATGCATTGCGATTAGGCGTTCCTGAAAAGACTGTTCACAAATTAACTGGCATTGATGGTTGGTTTATTAAAGAAATAAAAAAATTAGTCAATCTAGAAGATCAACTTATAAAATACAATTTACCAGAAGATATCCCATACGATTTATTCTTGGAATTGAAAACGAATGGATATAGTGATACACAAATTGCCTGGTTAATGCGTGTAGATGAAAAAGATGTTTATAAGCAGCGGAAAAAATTAGGCATCAAACGGGTTTATAAATTGGTAGATACTTGTGCAGGAGAATTTGAAGCAAAAACTCCATACTATTATTCAACATTTGATACAGAAAACGAAAGTGTTTCAGACGATCGTAAAAAAATTATTGTTTTAGGTTCGGGTCCAAACAGGATCGGTCAGGGTATTGAATTTGATTATTGTTGTGTGCATGGTGTATTAGCGATTCGTGAAGAAGGATTGGAAGCCATTATGGTGAATTGCAATCCAGAAACTGTTTCTACCGATTTTGATATCGCAGATAAATTGTATTTCGAACCAATTTATTGGGAACATATCGAAGAAATCATTGATCATGAAAAACCAATTGGAATTATTGTCCAATTAGGAGGTCAAACGGCTTTAAAATTGGCAGAAAAAATTCACCAAAAAGGCATCCCAATTATTGGAACAAATTATAACAATATGGACATTGCTGAAGATCGCGGACGGTTTTCAGACATGCTTAAAGATATGGGCATTCCATATCCGCGCTATGGGGTTGCAACGGATGCAGATTCTGCTTTAGAGGTTGCTCGCAAAATCAGCTATCCGGTTTTAGTTCGTCCATCCTATGTTTTAGGCGGCCAACGCATGCGCATTGTAATCAATGATGAGGAACTGGAACGCCATGTATTAAATATTTTTAAACACATGCCGGACAATAAAGTGCTCATCGATCAATTTTTAGAACGTGCAAAAGAAGCAGAAATTGATGCGATATGCGATGGAGAAGATGTTCATATCATGGGCATTATGGAACACATCGAACCTGCAGGCATTCACTCCGGAGATAGTTCGGCCGTATTGCCTCCATACAGTTTAAGTGAAACCGCTGTAAACACCATGGTTGAATATGCCAAACGAATTGCATTGGAATTACAAATTAAAGGTTTAATCAATATTCAATTTGCTATTAAAGATGATCATGTATTTGTGATTGAAGCCAATCCACGTGCATCCAGAACCACCCCTTTCATAGCAAAAGCCTATCAGGTACCTTATCTGAATATTGCAACGAAAGTGATGTTGGGAACCAAGAAATTAAAAGATTTCAAAATGATCAACAAACTGGAAGGATATGCAATCAAAGTACCTGTTTTTTCATTTAATAAATTTCCAGGTGTCGACATCAGCTTAGGACCAGAAATGAA
- a CDS encoding TonB-dependent receptor, which yields MSKRYLLLFSLSFFCLISLHSQTSLTGKVTDESNGEAIIQCGIILYKNGIQVTTIVSDFDGNYSVQLDPGKYDVEARYVGYNAKRVTGINVLAGKANTLNIKISSGIQLDAVEVIEYKAPLIEKDNTTQGGVVTAEKIKNLPTKSLTAIAATTAGLSSVDGGDIYIRGGRSDATVFYLDGLRITGRQIPVTELEQIQVITGGVEAQYGDLTGGAISSTSKGPSSKFSGGVEYETSQGLDAFGYNLLNVNVSGPIYKKRLTDSTKGRTILGYRLSGQFNILKDDDPPAYGIYRAKESTLNRLKSDPLQLIGGTPSVSGQFLETNEVEYLDYNPNTKNKAVDLTGKLDFRPVDNIDLSVSGNYSRVVDRFNPGDDNTTGQGSWTLLNWDNNPITQTDIYRVNARFRHRLGKLTDLNSPQDAEATVSNIQNLYYTLQGGFQNSKTETQDWRHKDRFFDYGYMGKFHGRYDTAYSDQFVHTGYNFAVTDFEQGGYNSNLNAFDANSSPNPAYAALNKIPIDEPQILDGYRAFNGLVSSAYDNLWSNLNNNVGGVYNRYNKADNDLATLQVTSGFDFLPGGSKSGRHNIQFGITYEQRTNRSWTLLPFSLWNLARLYTNNHIVGVDTNIVIGRVYNPFLMDSIDIYETLITPGSDARFYREIRSKLFPGMDIDQAVHRYGNVNELNNNDLALNMFSPRELTDQNVIGYSGFDYLGNKAKSTVKFEDFYRIVDPATGRKAFEVAPFTPVYVGGYIQDKFTFKDIIFRLGARVDFFDANTKVLKDPYSLYGLLGAKSFHDINGTTKPGSIGDDYKVYVTGEKSTEVKAYRNGDQWYNRAGTPVNSSDQLFTSNLVYPAYVQPVDSLRSIKGRYFKVEESFDDYKSQINWMPRMAFSFPISDNSNFFAHYDILVQRPTSNANVTALEYYYFNDQGRTPANNANLKPSRTVDYEVGFQQKISNSSAIKMSAYYKELRNMINRITYSRVATIGTYDSYGNIDFGTVKGFNFTYDLRRTNNFEFTAAYTLQFADGTGSDPETQSGLTQKGINIRNIFPFNYDERHRFSFTADYRYESGKRYNGPRVFGKDILSNTGINMLVTTASGRPYSPGTQIIRFDGSGYRGDINGSRLPWNFNVDMRIDKNISIVRGKHPLDLNIYLRVQNLFDTKNIIGVYRGSGGSKDDGYLKSDKGAAEISNVTGIYGEDYIDYFVNQYNYRVVNPNNFTQPRRIYLGAILEF from the coding sequence ATGTCCAAACGATACTTACTACTCTTTAGCCTGTCTTTCTTTTGCCTGATTTCATTACACAGTCAAACCTCCCTGACAGGAAAAGTTACTGACGAATCCAACGGAGAAGCCATAATTCAATGTGGAATTATCCTCTATAAAAACGGGATTCAGGTTACCACCATCGTCTCAGATTTTGACGGAAACTACAGCGTACAGCTGGATCCGGGTAAATACGACGTGGAGGCCCGTTATGTGGGCTATAATGCCAAGCGGGTTACCGGCATCAATGTACTTGCCGGCAAAGCAAATACATTAAATATTAAAATAAGTTCCGGAATCCAGTTGGATGCCGTTGAAGTTATTGAATACAAAGCACCTTTAATTGAAAAAGACAATACTACTCAGGGTGGGGTTGTTACAGCTGAAAAAATAAAAAATCTGCCTACCAAGAGTTTGACAGCGATTGCGGCAACTACCGCCGGACTGTCAAGTGTCGATGGAGGTGATATCTACATTCGGGGTGGAAGATCCGATGCAACGGTTTTTTACCTTGATGGTTTACGGATTACAGGCCGACAAATTCCAGTTACCGAATTGGAGCAGATTCAAGTAATCACGGGTGGTGTAGAAGCACAATACGGAGATTTAACAGGTGGTGCAATTTCTTCTACCAGTAAAGGACCTTCCTCTAAATTTTCTGGAGGTGTAGAATACGAAACATCCCAAGGATTGGATGCATTTGGTTATAACCTTTTAAACGTAAATGTATCAGGACCTATTTATAAAAAACGCTTAACAGATTCTACAAAAGGTCGTACCATATTGGGATATCGTTTATCCGGACAGTTTAACATATTAAAAGATGACGATCCACCAGCATATGGTATCTATAGAGCCAAAGAATCTACTTTAAACAGATTAAAATCCGATCCTTTACAATTAATTGGTGGAACCCCATCTGTTTCAGGCCAGTTTTTAGAAACAAATGAAGTGGAATATCTGGATTACAATCCAAATACAAAAAATAAGGCTGTTGACTTAACTGGTAAATTGGATTTCAGACCGGTTGATAATATTGATTTATCTGTTTCAGGAAACTATTCACGCGTTGTAGATCGATTCAATCCGGGAGATGATAACACCACCGGACAAGGTTCCTGGACTTTATTAAACTGGGACAACAATCCAATTACCCAGACTGATATTTATAGAGTGAATGCACGTTTTCGTCATCGCTTGGGTAAACTGACTGACTTAAACAGTCCGCAAGATGCAGAAGCCACAGTTTCAAACATCCAAAACTTATATTATACTTTACAAGGCGGATTCCAAAATTCAAAAACCGAAACTCAGGACTGGAGGCATAAAGACCGGTTTTTTGATTACGGATATATGGGAAAATTCCATGGACGATATGATACGGCTTATAGTGATCAGTTTGTACATACAGGATATAACTTTGCAGTTACTGATTTTGAACAAGGAGGTTATAATTCAAATTTAAATGCATTTGATGCAAATAGTTCACCAAATCCTGCTTATGCGGCCTTAAATAAAATTCCTATCGATGAGCCTCAAATTTTAGATGGTTACCGGGCCTTTAATGGTCTGGTAAGTTCTGCTTATGACAATTTATGGAGTAATCTAAACAATAATGTTGGAGGTGTTTACAATAGATACAACAAGGCGGATAATGATTTAGCAACCTTGCAAGTAACCAGTGGTTTTGATTTCTTGCCAGGGGGATCTAAAAGTGGTCGTCACAACATCCAGTTTGGAATTACTTACGAGCAGCGAACCAATAGATCCTGGACTTTATTGCCTTTTAGTTTATGGAATTTGGCCAGACTTTATACCAACAACCACATCGTCGGGGTTGATACCAATATTGTAATTGGAAGAGTGTATAATCCATTCCTAATGGATTCGATAGACATATACGAAACATTAATTACTCCAGGTTCTGATGCGCGTTTTTATAGAGAAATTCGCTCAAAATTATTTCCAGGAATGGATATTGATCAAGCTGTACATCGTTATGGAAACGTAAACGAATTAAACAATAATGATCTTGCATTAAATATGTTTTCTCCTCGTGAGTTGACAGATCAAAATGTTATTGGATACAGTGGTTTTGATTATTTGGGAAATAAAGCCAAGAGCACCGTTAAGTTTGAGGACTTTTATAGAATCGTAGATCCAGCAACCGGTCGCAAAGCATTTGAGGTAGCACCATTTACACCTGTTTATGTTGGAGGTTATATCCAGGACAAATTTACATTTAAGGATATCATTTTCCGATTAGGTGCCCGGGTTGACTTTTTTGATGCCAATACAAAAGTGTTGAAAGATCCATATTCATTATATGGCTTGTTAGGAGCAAAGTCATTTCATGATATTAATGGTACGACTAAACCAGGATCTATCGGAGATGATTACAAAGTATATGTAACAGGTGAGAAATCTACGGAAGTAAAAGCTTACCGAAATGGAGACCAGTGGTATAATCGCGCCGGTACACCAGTCAACTCATCTGATCAGTTATTTACCAGTAACCTGGTGTATCCTGCTTATGTTCAGCCGGTAGATAGTTTGAGATCTATTAAAGGAAGATATTTTAAAGTGGAAGAATCATTTGATGATTATAAATCACAAATTAACTGGATGCCACGGATGGCATTTTCATTCCCAATTTCTGATAATTCCAACTTCTTTGCACACTATGATATTTTAGTGCAGCGTCCAACATCAAATGCTAACGTAACAGCATTGGAATATTATTATTTTAATGACCAGGGAAGAACTCCGGCAAACAATGCCAATTTGAAACCAAGCCGTACAGTTGATTATGAAGTTGGTTTCCAGCAAAAAATCAGCAATTCATCGGCTATTAAAATGTCGGCCTATTATAAAGAATTGCGTAACATGATCAATCGGATTACGTATAGCCGCGTTGCAACTATTGGAACGTACGACAGTTATGGAAATATTGATTTTGGTACCGTTAAGGGTTTCAACTTTACTTATGATTTAAGACGTACCAATAATTTTGAATTTACTGCAGCATATACCTTGCAGTTTGCAGATGGAACGGGTTCAGATCCAGAAACGCAAAGTGGATTGACACAAAAAGGAATTAACATCCGCAATATTTTTCCTTTCAATTATGATGAAAGACATCGTTTTTCATTTACTGCGGATTACCGTTATGAATCAGGTAAACGTTACAATGGTCCAAGAGTGTTTGGTAAAGACATTTTATCAAATACAGGAATCAACATGTTGGTAACTACTGCTTCCGGAAGACCTTATTCACCAGGTACACAGATTATTCGTTTTGATGGTTCCGGTTACCGCGGAGATATCAACGGTTCTCGTTTACCCTGGAATTTTAATGTGGATATGCGTATAGACAAGAACATTTCTATTGTTCGCGGAAAGCATCCTTTAGATTTGAATATTTATTTAAGAGTTCAAAATTTATTTGATACTAAAAATATAATTGGAGTTTACAGAGGTTCTGGTGGTTCAAAAGATGATGGATATCTTAAATCTGATAAAGGAGCTGCAGAAATTTCTAATGTAACAGGCATTTATGGAGAAGATTATATTGATTATTTTGTAAACCAATATAATTATCGGGTCGTTAATCCGAACAATTTCACACAACCGAGAAGAATCTATTTAGGAGCCATTCTCGAATTTTAA
- a CDS encoding PorV/PorQ family protein — translation MRKIIFTLFALSFLSTGAFCGNPDRQGEAGAYELLMNPWVRSGALNSLNASCVRGVEAMMVNVAGIARVNRMEIGLAQSRWLVPSGIGLNAGGFVTKVGKNGTLGISIMSVDFGDIRVTTTAVPEGTGATYSPKFSNIGVGYAHTFGNKITVGVLFRGISESIQDLSTFGFAIDAGIQYVSGSQDNFKFGISLRNVGGPMDFSGDGLSTQLKSSENTDLTYNIRLNKFELPSQLHIGVSYDFIPSDMVTITPIVNFTSNSFGRDEIGGGAEIKLTEYFALRASYKYEFDSGGDEINKTAHTGLAAGASISVPLKKKSETRLGIDYGYRHSDPFEGTHQFGIRLEF, via the coding sequence ATGCGAAAAATAATTTTTACTCTTTTTGCACTTTCATTTTTAAGTACCGGAGCTTTTTGTGGAAATCCGGATCGCCAGGGAGAAGCCGGCGCTTATGAATTATTAATGAATCCATGGGTTCGAAGTGGAGCACTGAATAGTTTAAATGCCTCGTGTGTCCGTGGAGTTGAAGCGATGATGGTAAACGTTGCAGGTATTGCCAGGGTAAACCGGATGGAAATTGGCCTCGCTCAATCGAGATGGCTTGTACCAAGCGGCATTGGTTTAAATGCTGGAGGCTTTGTGACTAAAGTTGGAAAAAATGGAACCTTGGGGATCTCAATCATGAGTGTTGATTTTGGGGACATCCGGGTTACCACCACCGCTGTACCTGAAGGAACCGGTGCAACCTATAGTCCAAAATTCAGTAACATTGGCGTTGGATATGCGCATACGTTTGGAAATAAAATTACGGTTGGTGTATTGTTTCGTGGAATTTCAGAATCAATCCAGGACTTAAGCACGTTTGGATTTGCAATAGACGCAGGGATTCAATATGTATCAGGTTCACAGGACAATTTTAAATTTGGTATTTCATTGCGCAATGTTGGAGGTCCTATGGACTTTAGTGGAGATGGATTGTCAACTCAATTGAAAAGTTCTGAAAACACCGATTTAACCTATAACATTAGACTCAATAAATTTGAATTACCTTCTCAATTGCATATTGGGGTATCTTATGACTTTATTCCTTCAGACATGGTTACGATTACACCGATTGTAAATTTCACTTCAAATTCTTTTGGAAGAGATGAAATTGGTGGAGGTGCAGAAATCAAATTAACAGAATATTTTGCTCTAAGAGCTTCTTATAAGTATGAATTTGACTCAGGAGGCGATGAAATAAATAAAACAGCCCATACCGGTTTAGCAGCAGGTGCCAGTATTTCAGTTCCATTAAAGAAAAAATCAGAAACCCGCCTTGGAATCGACTATGGTTACAGGCATTCTGACCCATTCGAAGGAACTCATCAATTTGGAATTCGTCTGGAATTTTAA
- the greA gene encoding transcription elongation factor GreA, with product MSNLNYMTQEGYDKLKHDLEQLKTNGRQEVARAIAEAREKGDLSENAEYHAAKDAQGMLEMKINDLEKKLMNVRIIDESDIDTSHVVMLANVRIRNHKVNKEMTYKIVSEAEADIKVNRISVTSPIGQGLLGKKVGDKAKIQTPAGEMILEVLEITAS from the coding sequence ATGAGCAATTTAAATTACATGACCCAGGAAGGTTATGATAAGCTCAAACACGACTTAGAACAATTAAAAACGAACGGCAGACAAGAAGTTGCAAGAGCCATTGCTGAAGCTCGTGAAAAAGGAGATTTATCTGAAAATGCTGAATACCATGCAGCGAAAGATGCTCAAGGTATGCTTGAAATGAAAATCAATGATTTGGAGAAAAAATTAATGAATGTCCGGATCATTGATGAAAGCGATATCGATACATCTCATGTAGTCATGTTGGCCAATGTGCGCATCCGCAATCACAAGGTTAATAAGGAAATGACATACAAAATTGTTTCGGAAGCAGAAGCGGATATTAAAGTAAACCGGATCTCAGTTACGTCTCCGATTGGTCAAGGACTGTTGGGAAAGAAAGTAGGAGACAAGGCTAAAATTCAAACACCAGCCGGTGAAATGATTTTGGAAGTTCTGGAAATCACTGCATCCTAA
- a CDS encoding HIT family protein: protein MASIFTKIINREIPCYFLAENEYCFSFLDIKPLAKGHALVIPKIELDYFFDLPDDILNQLMVFSKRMAHAIKQTVPCTKVGMSVIGLEVPHAHIHLVPLNAISELNFSNTRLQFTEAEYSDLAREIQKNYNSVSSL from the coding sequence ATGGCAAGTATTTTTACAAAAATTATTAATAGAGAAATCCCTTGTTATTTTCTTGCTGAGAATGAGTATTGCTTTTCATTTTTAGATATTAAACCATTGGCTAAGGGACATGCTCTGGTCATTCCAAAGATAGAGCTTGATTATTTTTTTGATTTACCGGATGACATTTTAAACCAGCTCATGGTGTTTTCAAAACGAATGGCTCATGCAATTAAGCAAACCGTGCCATGCACTAAAGTAGGGATGTCCGTAATAGGTTTGGAAGTTCCACATGCGCATATCCATCTGGTTCCGTTGAATGCAATTAGTGAATTAAATTTTTCAAATACGCGCTTGCAATTTACAGAAGCAGAATATAGCGATTTAGCAAGGGAGATTCAAAAAAATTATAATTCAGTCTCTAGTCTATAG
- the bshA gene encoding N-acetyl-alpha-D-glucosaminyl L-malate synthase BshA yields MNIGIVCYPTYGGSGVVATELGMALARKGHKVHFISYRRPARLGHFLPNVFYHEVAPFEYPLFDFKPMDTALASKIVDVALYENLDVLHVHYAIPHATIGYLAREILRSKNKALPFVTTLHGTDITLVGADRSFFPVVEFSINQSNAVTAVSQALKKQTHDTFEIQKDIIVIPNFIDFDRFTKKPNPELRLKFASENEKILMHVSNFRKVKRVEDVLAVFKMVNQQLPSKLVLIGDGPERPRMEMLSREWEISQEVCFLGKQDNVEELLAISDLFLLPSEHESFGLAALEAMACEVPIIASNIGGLTEVILQGKTGYACPVADVAEMSDKAIYILSDPDRHAAFRLAAFNRAKEFDIHQILPMYEDAYYECMAKA; encoded by the coding sequence TTGAATATAGGCATTGTGTGCTACCCTACCTATGGAGGAAGTGGAGTAGTAGCCACTGAATTGGGCATGGCCTTAGCTAGAAAAGGTCATAAGGTACATTTTATAAGTTACCGGAGGCCTGCCAGACTGGGGCATTTCTTACCGAATGTATTTTATCACGAAGTGGCCCCTTTCGAATATCCATTATTCGATTTTAAGCCCATGGATACTGCTCTGGCCAGTAAGATCGTGGATGTGGCTCTGTATGAAAATCTGGATGTCTTACACGTCCATTATGCCATCCCACATGCAACCATTGGTTATCTGGCTCGCGAAATACTTCGTTCAAAAAACAAGGCCCTTCCTTTTGTTACAACCTTACATGGAACAGATATTACTTTAGTGGGCGCTGACCGATCTTTTTTTCCTGTAGTTGAATTTAGCATAAATCAATCCAATGCAGTTACCGCAGTATCACAAGCTCTAAAAAAACAAACCCACGATACCTTTGAGATTCAAAAAGACATCATCGTTATCCCAAATTTTATTGACTTTGATCGATTTACTAAAAAACCGAATCCAGAATTGCGATTAAAATTTGCTTCCGAAAATGAAAAAATTTTGATGCACGTTTCCAATTTCAGAAAAGTAAAACGGGTTGAAGATGTCCTTGCTGTTTTTAAAATGGTCAACCAACAACTTCCATCCAAACTGGTGCTGATCGGAGATGGCCCGGAACGACCTCGAATGGAAATGTTGAGTCGTGAATGGGAAATTAGTCAGGAAGTTTGTTTTTTAGGCAAACAGGATAATGTTGAAGAACTGTTAGCGATCTCCGATTTATTTTTACTTCCATCTGAACACGAAAGTTTTGGTTTGGCAGCTTTGGAAGCGATGGCATGTGAAGTCCCCATTATTGCATCAAACATTGGTGGCTTAACCGAAGTGATCCTACAAGGCAAAACCGGCTATGCTTGTCCGGTAGCTGATGTAGCTGAAATGTCGGATAAAGCAATTTACATTTTATCCGATCCGGATCGCCATGCAGCATTTCGACTCGCTGCATTCAATCGTGCAAAAGAATTTGATATCCATCAAATCTTACCTATGTATGAAGATGCCTATTATGAATGTATGGCTAAAGCCTAG
- a CDS encoding MerR family transcriptional regulator, which translates to MAIYSIADLEMLTGIKAHTIRIWEKRYGIINPKRTQTNIRFYDDQDLKNLANIALLNQKGYKISLISEMPPQEIESLVANISDVEVFNKDSLDALTLSILQLNEKNFTHLLNTNIHQLGFEKTFNQILMPFLDKLNTMWLSGSIKKVHEEFVNRIIKKKLVHELCHLENQEQDSNTCFLMFLPPDEKQELNQYFVELFIRRNHFRAIDLGSDLNPTDILDGIQIIKPQFLFTIIHEESSIKFIEELVACLNEIQDPPILLLTGYFSEHFSNQTKCVRITRGFEELEQFITTLKEISCICKK; encoded by the coding sequence ATGGCAATTTACTCTATAGCGGATCTTGAAATGTTGACGGGAATCAAAGCCCATACGATTCGTATCTGGGAAAAACGTTATGGTATAATCAATCCAAAAAGAACGCAGACCAATATCCGGTTTTATGATGATCAGGATCTTAAAAACCTGGCCAATATTGCTTTACTAAATCAAAAAGGATATAAAATTTCACTTATATCTGAAATGCCTCCTCAGGAGATAGAATCCCTGGTTGCAAATATCAGCGATGTTGAGGTTTTTAATAAGGATTCATTGGATGCATTGACATTATCTATTTTACAGCTCAACGAAAAAAATTTTACTCACCTGTTAAACACTAACATTCACCAATTGGGATTTGAAAAGACATTCAATCAAATCTTAATGCCGTTTTTGGATAAATTGAATACCATGTGGTTGAGTGGAAGTATAAAAAAAGTACATGAGGAATTTGTAAATCGGATTATAAAGAAAAAATTGGTTCATGAACTTTGTCATTTAGAAAATCAAGAGCAGGATAGCAATACCTGTTTTTTGATGTTTTTACCTCCGGATGAAAAACAGGAGCTCAATCAGTATTTTGTAGAATTGTTTATTCGAAGAAATCATTTTAGGGCAATTGATTTAGGATCAGATTTAAATCCAACAGATATTTTAGATGGAATTCAAATAATTAAACCTCAATTTTTATTTACGATCATTCATGAAGAAAGTTCTATAAAATTTATTGAAGAATTAGTAGCTTGTTTAAATGAAATTCAAGATCCTCCAATATTATTATTAACAGGATATTTTTCAGAGCATTTTTCAAATCAAACAAAATGTGTTCGGATCACAAGAGGATTTGAGGAATTAGAACAATTTATTACAACCTTGAAGGAGATTAGTTGTATTTGTAAAAAGTAA